ATCTTCAGCAGAAACATTTACATTAATTTTATCTTCAATATAAAATATTTCGTTCTGAATAGGAGAGGAGATAGTTACAACAGGCTTAATATTAGTATTATCTTCACAAGGAACAATGTTCCAAGAAGGACATGATAATACCATTGCTTTTAATGAGAAATTGGAAATAGGATCAACCCCAGTAGGATTTCTTTTATTATTCCAAAAATGAATTTCAGACGGTTTACCACCTTTAGCGCGCATTGAAGGAATTTCATCTGCTCTGTTTCCTAAATTAAAGGTATTATTAAAAACAGCATTTCTATTTCCTGTTTTATAACCTGTTTTTCTATCCTGAAAATCTATAACAGCATTAATAACATCAGAATTTTCTAAGTTAAAAGTATTGTTGTAAACGAATGTGTAAGTTCCTTTAAGATCAATAAAAGCATCTGCACTATTTTCTCCTGTAATACCTTTAGCAGATAAAGTACAGTTTCTTATAATTGTATTTGTAGTCCCTTCTTTAATATCAAAGCATTCAGCAGCTACATTTGGTCCAACCACACAATTTTCAATAGTATTATTATCACAATCTGGATCATAAGGATTGTTGTGTTGAGATTTGTCTGAACCAACATAAATACCTTCACCAAAACCAGGTTTTTTAACTCCTGTATTGGAAACATTACAGTTGATAACTAAATTATTACTAGAACCATCTCTTAAATGAATTCCTTCTTCGCCAATATCTCTAACGGTAATGTTACTAATAATTCCATTGTTTGCGTTATCAAAAACTAAACCTTTAGAACCATCTTCCATAATAAGATCTTTAACATGCCAAAAATCACCAAGAATTCTCATTACATAACCATCATAGCTTCCTTCTGGAGCTTTTAAAATAGGTGGTTTGTTAGGGTTTTTAGCACGAATAATAATTGGTTTTTCTTGAGTTCCATTTTTATCAGAGAAAAACCTAGAAGCTCTACCATTCGTATTGTCTTTTTCTTTAGGAATATAAATTCCTTCGGCTATAATAATTTCATCTCCTGGTTTGGCATTTTTCATAGCTTTTAGGATACAATCTACAGTAGAACATTCTATTTTACCGTGACTGGTATCAGGGTCTGGGTCTGTATCAGTATCATTTTGCCAGTTTTTGATTAAATTTTTAATAAAAACACCAGTTTCTGTTAATTCATCATTTTGTAAACCGTTTATTCCTTTGTCTTTTAAAACAATAGAAGCTCCTTCAGGTTTATCACTAACAGACCAATTTGCATGACTAATGTGATTTTCTTTTAAAAAATCCATCCAACGTTCAGTTTCAGAAACATCTGCATCACCATCACCAGTTGCATTAACTGCTCCCCATTCTGTAACAAATAAAGCAATACCATTATCTAAGGCAGTTTGCGCTTTATCTCTTAAATATTGAGTGTGAGTCCCTGAATAAAAATGTAATGTATACGCAACATTAACATCACTAATAGGATCTTGAGATGCTAAATCTACATCTTGTGACCAAGTTGGAGTTCCAACTACAATTAAATTGTCAGGATCTTCACTTCTAATGGCAGCTATTACAGCTGTTGAGTAGCTTTTAATTTCTTGCCAAGTTTGACGAATTGGTTCGTTATAAATTTCATAGATAACGTTATCGTAATTTCCGTATAAAGCAGCCATTTCTCTGAAAAAGACAACAGCTTCGTCTTCATATTTTTCT
This genomic stretch from Tenacibaculum jejuense harbors:
- a CDS encoding cellulase family glycosylhydrolase; this encodes MKLTNISIPLCFYVIFSLITLNLSSQTIVEKHGRLQVKGNTIVDKSNTPVSLAGNSLFWSNAGDTSDFYNAETVTHLYNNWNSSIIRVAMGVKESWDSGRGYIDSPEAQKAKIRKVIDAAIDNGMYVIIDWHTHEAEKYEDEAVVFFREMAALYGNYDNVIYEIYNEPIRQTWQEIKSYSTAVIAAIRSEDPDNLIVVGTPTWSQDVDLASQDPISDVNVAYTLHFYSGTHTQYLRDKAQTALDNGIALFVTEWGAVNATGDGDADVSETERWMDFLKENHISHANWSVSDKPEGASIVLKDKGINGLQNDELTETGVFIKNLIKNWQNDTDTDPDPDTSHGKIECSTVDCILKAMKNAKPGDEIIIAEGIYIPKEKDNTNGRASRFFSDKNGTQEKPIIIRAKNPNKPPILKAPEGSYDGYVMRILGDFWHVKDLIMEDGSKGLVFDNANNGIISNITVRDIGEEGIHLRDGSSNNLVINCNVSNTGVKKPGFGEGIYVGSDKSQHNNPYDPDCDNNTIENCVVGPNVAAECFDIKEGTTNTIIRNCTLSAKGITGENSADAFIDLKGTYTFVYNNTFNLENSDVINAVIDFQDRKTGYKTGNRNAVFNNTFNLGNRADEIPSMRAKGGKPSEIHFWNNKRNPTGVDPISNFSLKAMVLSCPSWNIVPCEDNTNIKPVVTISSPIQNEIFYIEDKINVNVSAEDTDGSIENVELYLNGEKIDEDDLKPYEFSISDLSVGNYTLTVKATDNEGASSEDEVSIEVKENNNTNEKPTVTITSPNTNSTFIEDTNIEVSVNAEDTDGNIENVELYVNGEKIDETNTKPYLFTISNLTADDYTISVKATDDNGAFSEDEIIIKVTSEDNNNNCNFGTPIQNGLPSFNDVSFSYAHILGNNGPSLANLRRFRINWNAAQGRLRRFAINTDNGIPKYYVDLKKNMTYGFSNPNPYVTITNSRIDRLDGSYWVTKHQNNFVMVSRDKDFTIYFSNSATKPNCSQNEITSSSINTDIQPTVFPNPNKGNLLTIKNLTSGKNSISIINFDNQVFQKVEVENVNSTQIDTSSLKKGIYVVVIQNNGTKRTILLSKL